A genomic segment from Drosophila miranda strain MSH22 chromosome 3, D.miranda_PacBio2.1, whole genome shotgun sequence encodes:
- the LOC108160296 gene encoding polypeptide N-acetylgalactosaminyltransferase 1 → MLPRFRSFYGKLIIFILVALCFILYSKVQQPSGDEAPPVRVAALRGHARDRYNAYAESENEIARPATVSPYEQSIQLDLEKQKVGLGEQGASVHLSGKAKERGDAIYKKIALNEELSEQLSYNRSVGDHRNPLCLAQHFDSSTLPSASVIVIFYNEPYSVLLRTVHSTLITCNQQALKEIILVDDGSDNPELGGKLDYYIRTRTPPGKVTVLRLKNRLGLIRARLAGARIATGDVLIFLDAHCEGNVGWCEPLLHRIKESRTSVLVPIIDVIDANDFQYSTNGYKSFQVGGFQWNGHFDWINLPEREKQRQRRECKQEREICPAYSPTMAGGLFAMDRRYFWEVGSYDEQMDGWGGENLEMSFRIWQCGGTIETIPCSRVGHIFRDFHPYKFPNDRDTHGINTARMALVWMDEFINIFFLNRPDLKFHADIGDVTHRVMLRKKLRCKSFAWYLKNIYPEKFVPNADVVGWGKVKSVSSNLCLDDLLQNNEKPYNVGLYPCGKVLQKSQLFSFTNSQVLRNELSCATVQHSDSPPYRVVMVPCMENDEFNEQWKFEHQHLMHSNTGMCLDHKGLKTVDDAQMAPCDPNSETQRWTIEH, encoded by the exons ATGCTGCCTCGGTTTCGTTCCTTTTATGGCAAACTAATCATATTCATACTGGTAGCCCTTTGCTTCATCCTGTACAGCAAGGTGCagcagccaagcggcgatgaAGCGCCTCCAGTTCGAGTAGCCGCCCTCCGGGGCCACGCTCGGGACAGATACAACGCATACGCTGAGAGCGAAAACGAAATCGCTCGACCGGCCACAGTGTCCCCCTATGAACAGAGCATCCAGCTGGACCTAGAAAAACAGAAGGTTGGCCTGGGCGAGCAGGGGGCATCAGTGCACCTGTCTGGCAAAGCCAAGGAGCGCGGCGACGCCATCTACAAGAAGATCGCCCTAAACGAGGAACTGAGCGAGCAGTTGTCCTACAACCGCAGTGTGGGTGACCACCGCAACCCCTTGTGCCTGGCGCAACACTTCGATTCCAGTACTCTGCCCAGTGCCAGCGTGATCGTAATTTTCTACAACGAACCGTACTCCGTGCTGCTGCGGACCGTGCACAGCACGCTAATCACCTGCAACCAGCAGGCCTTGAAGGAAATCATCCTTGTGGACGATGGCAGTGACAACCCCGAACTGGGGGGAAAGCTGGACTACTACATTCGCACCCGTACTCCCCCCGGCAAGGTGACGGTGCTGCGCCTGAAGAATCG ATTGGGACTGATACGCGCCCGTTTGGCCGGAGCCCGCATCGCCACAGGAGATGTGCTCATCTTCCTCGACGCCCACTGCGAGGGAAACGTGGGCTGGTGTGAGCCGCTGCTGCACCGGATCAAGGAGTCGCGCACGAGCGTCTTGGTGCCCATCATCGATGTGATAGATGCCAATGACTTTCAGTACAGCACCAACGGCTACAAGTCCTTCCAAGTAGGCGGATTCCAGTGGAACGGTCACTTCGATTGGATCAATCTGCCGGAGCGGGAGAAGCAGCGTCAACGACGCGAATGTAAACAGGAGCGAGAGATCTGTCCAGCCTACAGTCCGACCATGGCCGGGGGACTGTTTGCCATGGATCGCCGTTACTTCTGGGAGGTGGGCAGCTATGACGAGCAAATGGACGGCTGGGGAGGCGAGAACCTGGAAATGTCGTTCAGGATCTGGCAGTGCGGGGGCACCATTGAGACGATTCCCTGCTCCCGAGTGGGTCACATCTTCCGCGACTTCCATCCCTACAA ATTCCCCAATGACCGGGACACGCACGGCATCAATACGGCCCGCATGGCCTTGGTGTGGATGGATGAGTTCATCAATATATTCTTCCTCAACCGGCCCGATCTGAAGTTCCATGCGGACATCGGAGATGTCACCCACCGAGTGATGCTTCGGAAGAAGCTACGCTGCAAGAGTTTCGCGTGGTACCTGAAGAACATCTACCCTGAAAAGTTTGTGCCCAACGCGGATGTTGTGGGTTGGGGCAAGGTAAAATCTGTCAGTTCCAACTTGTGCCTTGATGACTTGCTGCAGAACAACGAAAAGCCCTACAACGTGGGCCTCTATCCGTGCGGCAAGGTGCTCCAAAAGTCTCAGCTCTTTTCTTTCACCAACTCGCAGGTGCTGCGCAACGAACTCAGCTGCGCCACAGTCCAGCATAGCGACTCACCACCATACCGGGTGGTGATGGTGCCGTGCATGGAAAACGACGAATTTAACGAGCAGTGGAAATTCGAGCACCAGCATCTGATGCACAGCAACACGGGCATGTGTCTGGACCACAAGGGCCTCAAGACCGTCGACGATGCCCAGATGGCGCCTTGCGACCCCAACAGCGAGACGCAACGTTGGACCATCGAACACTGA
- the LOC108158043 gene encoding uncharacterized protein LOC108158043 codes for MCTPDRVNKLRQTRKLHARESTRSTNASVTKSLCIEGFHNSFAMASLGIVVLLFCLGDVGGQLSDITNRSELDLEETLLRLLLRLRLEEHFDTLLIYGQECVFHTLSKRLEASTVLASSGSSDYDWNFSSSTLILSCGASAEREGNYRTLIKLQMRRRLIYLTQDIQPEEVCDNYSLKEQYNIAMVKADFVQSGSIYTCRCFQELNFEELHLFDHKPIFVEQFRNMRGATIKTLADQLAPRSMSYHDEKTGEEKMTGFVANLLNSFAQKLNARLQLSSELRSKVGIFNYYGNISKWVDEDLLDIGMSLDTTWIRRNFDTMTYPYVTGSFCFMVPHPPKVPYRQIYTMIVDPLVLGIIFVLFCLFSLLLIYSQQMSWKGLTVANILLNDKSLRGLLGQSFPFPRDSSKQMKLVCFLLCFASVMMTTMYEAYLQSFFTSPPPEPLLRSFNDVQHSRYKVAISQADMKLLLASGHQGIQQLSENHTYIFDDYNEFLNLRESFNASFIFPVTNLRWNTYMEQQKLFAEPVFYFSDDICINRFFFLAVQVRRHLPYRELFEEHMLRQKEFGFLKFWIDRSFYDMVRLRLTPLKDFSSPEALWDAIFLEDISWIMSLYLVAMLLCCFCFALELWGSRFWSKWGRCIAPN; via the coding sequence ATGTGCACACCCGACCGTGTTAACAAGCTGCGACAAACACGAAAACTGCATGCCAGGGAATCAACCAGGAGCACAAACGCTAGTGTTACCAAAAGTCTATGCATCGAGGGATTTCACAACAGTTTTGCTATGGCCTCGCTGGGGATTGTCGTCCTCCTCTTTTGCCTCGGAGATGTTGGTGGCCAACTCTCAGATATCACCAATCGAAGTGAGTTGGACCTGGAGGAAACATTGCTGCGCCTGCTTCTGCGACTGCGTCTTGAGGAACACTTCGACACTCTGCTCATCTACGGACAGGAGTGCGTTTTCCATACGCTGTCCAAACGCCTGGAAGCGTCCACTGTGCTGGCCTCCTCGGGCAGCTCGGACTACGATTGGAACTTCAGCAGCTCGACACTAATCTTGAGCTGTGGAGCTAGTGCTGAGAGGGAGGGCAACTATCGCACTTTGATTAAGCTGCAAATGAGGAGGCGTTTGATATACCTAACGCAAGACATTCAGCCAGAGGAGGTCTGCGACAACTACTCCCTCAAAGAGCAATACAACATAGCCATGGTGAAGGCGGACTTTGTTCAATCAGGCAGCATCTACACCTGTCGCTGCTTTCAAGAGCTCAACTTTGAAGAGCTGCATCTATTCGACCATAAACCAATTTTTGTGGAACAATTCAGAAATATGCGCGGGGCCACAATCAAAACTCTGGCGGATCAATTGGCCCCCCGATCTATGTCGTATCATGATGAGAAGACTGGCGAGGAGAAAATGACCGGTTTCGTGGCCAATCTGTTGAATAGCTTCGCCCAGAAGTTAAATGCCAGATTACAGCTGTCTTCGGAACTTAGATCGAAGGTCGGAATATTTAATTACTATGGCAACATATCCAAGTGGGTGGATGAGGATCTCCTCGATATTGGAATGTCCCTGGATACCACTTGGATAAGACGGAACTTCGACACGATGACCTATCCGTATGTGACGGGAAGCTTCTGCTTCATGGTCCCACATCCGCCCAAGGTGCCATATCGACAGATATACACGATGATTGTGGATCCCCTCGTTCTGGGCATCATCTTCGTCCTGTTCTGCTTATTCTCGCTCCTCCTGATCTACAGCCAGCAGATGTCCTGGAAAGGTCTCACCGTGGCAAACATCCTGCTGAACGACAAGAGTCTGCGCGGCCTCCTGGGCCAGTCCTTTCCGTTTCCCCGTGACTCCAGCAAACAAATGAAGCTTGTCTGCTTCCTGCTGTGCTTCGCTAGTGTGATGATGACCACCATGTACGAGGCCTATCTGCAGTCCTTCTTCACGAGTCCGCCGCCTGAGCCGCTGCTCCGCTCCTTCAACGATGTGCAACACTCCCGCTATAAAGTCGCCATCAGCCAAGCCGATATGAAGTTGCTGTTGGCCTCCGGACATCAAGGGATCCAGCAACTGAGCGAAAATCACACCTACATCTTTGACGACTACAACGAGTTCCTTAATCTGCGAGAATCCTTCAATGCCAGCTTCATCTTTCCGGTAACGAACTTGCGCTGGAACACCTACATGGAGCAGCAGAAGCTCTTTGCCGAGCCCGTCTTCTACTTCTCGGACGACATTTGCATCAACCGTTTCTTCTTTCTCGCTGTGCAGGTGCGCCGGCACCTGCCGTACCGCGAGCTCTTCGAGGAGCATATGCTGCGGCAAAAGGAGTTTGGCTTCCTCAAGTTTTGGATTGACAGAAGCTTCTACGACATGGTGAGGCTTCGCCTGACTCCGCTGAAGGACTTTAGCTCGCCAGAGGCCTTATGGGACGCCATTTTTTTGGAGGATATATCCTGGATAATGTCGTTGTACCTGGTTGCCatgctgctttgctgctttTGCTTTGCCCTGGAGCTCTGGGGCTCCAGGTTCTGGTCGAAATGGGGGCGATGCATAGCCCCGAATTGA
- the LOC108158042 gene encoding uncharacterized protein LOC108158042: MPAHLLLNIVRHWSCHKKWRPAGFSNSFAMTSERLVVVLLCLGQVTAQLSNLSIHEGVDLEEKLLRLLLRLRVEQSFDTLVIYGEECAFHSMLRHSLGPTVLVSSGSTESDWNFSSSTLILSCGASAEREGNYRTLIKLQMRRRLLYLTEDIQPEEVCDNYSLKEQYNIAMVKADFVQSGSIYACRCFQELNFEELELFDHKSIFVEQFRNMRGATMKTLGDQLAPRCISYRDEKTGEDKMVGYVANLINSFAQKVNATLDFRFVRKDGEKVESVFKDIVRWVKEDRLDLGTTMVSSLQVLNLDSFSYPYLLTSYCLMVPIPARLPYNQIYAVIVDPLVLCIILVLFYLLSALLIYSQQLSWRGLTLANILLNDKSLRGLLGQSFPFPRDPSRNMKLVFFILCFASLMITTMYESYLQSFFTRPPPEPSIRTFQDIANSRHKLAISRFEMNVLSARKSSNIHLIRRNRICVLEDHEDFVLLRNSFNDSYVYTVSEDRWSTYQEQQRMFAQPLFYYSLDLCFNRFLLFHIPLRPHLPYRHLFEEHMQRQQEFGLVKFWKSRSFFDMVRLGLTPMRDSSPPPYINPSILVNDISWILKLYGAAMGISCCCFILELWFWRRRRKPHNGILQH; the protein is encoded by the coding sequence ATGCCAGCACATCTCCTTCTAAACATTGTCCGACACTGGTCGTGCCACAAAAAGTGGCGACCGGCCGGATTTTCAAACAGTTTCGCGATGACTTCAGAACGGCTCGTTGTGGTTCTACTCTGTCTCGGGCAGGTAACTGCCCAACTGTCCAATTTAAGCATTCACGAAGGAGTAGACTTGGAGGAGAAGTTGCTAAGATTGCTTCTGAGACTGCGCGTGGAGCAGAGCTTTGACACTCTGGTCATCTACGGAGAAGAATGCGCATTCCATTCGATGCTGAGGCACTCGTTGGGACCCACTGTGCTGGTGTCCTCGGGAAGCACTGAATCCGATTGGAACTTCAGCAGCTCGACACTAATCTTGAGCTGTGGAGCTAGTGCTGAGAGGGAGGGCAACTATCGCACTTTGATTAAGCTGCAAATGAGAAGGCGTTTGCTATACCTAACGGAAGACATTCAGCCAGAGGAGGTCTGCGACAACTACTCTCTCAAAGAGCAATACAACATAGCCATGGTGAAGGCGGACTTTGTTCAATCAGGCAGCATCTACGCCTGTCGCTGCTTTCAAGAGCTCAACTTTGAAGAGCTGGAACTATTCGACCATAAATCAATTTTTGTGGAACAATTCAGAAATATGCGCGGGGCCACAATGAAAACTCTAGGAGATCAATTGGCTCCTCGATGTATATCGTATCGTGACGAAAAGACTGGCGAGGATAAAATGGTTGGTTACGTGGCCAATCTGATCAATAGCTTCGCCCAGAAGGTAAATGCAACCTTGGACTTTCGTTTCGTAAGGAAGGATGGCGAGAAGGTAGAGTCCGTATTTAAGGACATAGTAAGATGGGTGAAGGAGGATCGTTTAGACCTTGGCACCACCATGGTAAGCTCTCTGCAGGTACTGAATTTGGATTCGTTCAGCTATCCTTATTTGCTGACATCGTACTGCCTGATGGTTCCGATCCCTGCCAGGCTGCCATACAACCAGATCTACGCAGTTATAGTAGATCCACTTGTGCTCTGCATCATCCTCGTTCTTTTCTACCTGCTCTCAGCTCTGCTGATCTACAGCCAGCAATTGTCCTGGCGAGGCCTGACCCTGGCCAATATCCTGCTGAACGACAAGAGCCTGCGCGGCCTTTTAGGCCAGTCGTTTCCGTTTCCGCGAGACCCAAGCAGGAACATGAAGCTGGTCTTCTTCATTCTGTGCTTTGCTAGTCTGATGATCACCACCATGTACGAGTCCTATCTTCAGTCCTTCTTCACGCGCCCTCCGCCTGAGCCATCGATCCGCACCTTCCAGGATATAGCCAATTCCCGCCACAAGCTCGCCATCAGTAGATTCGAGATGAACGTCCTGTCCGCCCGCAAAAGTTCTAATATTCACCTGATACGCAGGAATCGTATTTGTGTCCTCGAAGATCATGAGGATTTCGTGCTTCTACGCAATTCATTTAACGACAGCTACGTTTACACGGTAAGCGAGGATCGCTGGAGCACCTACCAGGAGCAGCAGAGGATGTTTGCGCAACCCTTGTTCTACTACTCACTCGATCTCTGCTTCAATCGCTTTCTGCTTTTCCATATCCCTCTGCGCCCCCACCTGCCATACCGGCACCTCTTCGAGGAGCACATGCAGCGGCAGCAAGAGTTCGGATTGGTGAAATTCTGGAAGAGCAGGAGCTTCTTCGACATGGTAAGGCTGGGTCTTACGCCCATGAGGGACTCCAGCCCGCCGCCATATATCAACCCGTCCATTCTGGTGAATGACATCTCCTGGATACTGAAGCTCTATGGGGCAGCCATGGGAAtaagttgctgctgctttatCCTTGAGCTTTGGTTTTGGAGAAGAAGGAGAAAGCCGCACAATGGGATCCTCCAACATTAA